From a region of the Deinococcus metallilatus genome:
- a CDS encoding glycosyltransferase family 9 protein codes for MTGDWANVKNLLVMRLDNIGDVVMTSPVLRALKEALPGVRLTLMVSPAGANAVPLLPWVDDVIVWRAMWQQLGGGTFDPVRETELIELLRERGFDGAVLLTSFSQTPHPAALACLLAGIPLRLGESKERAPGLLTHEPPSPTPEAEQQAERNLRLLETVGIPVRDRALEVTISEDARQRAAALLPEPYLLLNPFASCSARTYPPERAARAARLIAEQTGLKVAVTGVEKDRERSRELLAELGPVGADLLGQTDLPTFAALIAGARLVLTNNTSALHLADATRTPVLVTYSGTDYETQWQPRSTPFTLLRRPTPCHPCYAFQCPFNLECLDFAPEEVARAGLELLAGSGYPPASVTVSSA; via the coding sequence CCCCGTGCTGCGTGCCCTGAAGGAAGCCCTGCCCGGCGTGCGCCTCACCCTGATGGTGAGTCCGGCAGGCGCGAACGCCGTGCCGCTGCTTCCCTGGGTGGACGACGTGATCGTGTGGCGGGCGATGTGGCAGCAACTCGGCGGCGGAACCTTTGACCCGGTGCGCGAGACGGAACTGATCGAGCTGCTGCGGGAGCGGGGCTTCGATGGGGCGGTGTTGCTCACCTCCTTCAGTCAGACGCCACACCCCGCCGCCCTGGCCTGCCTGCTCGCCGGAATTCCGCTGCGGCTGGGCGAGTCGAAGGAACGCGCGCCGGGCCTCCTCACCCACGAGCCACCCTCGCCCACACCGGAAGCCGAACAGCAGGCCGAACGCAATCTGCGGCTGCTGGAGACAGTGGGTATCCCGGTGCGTGACCGGGCGCTGGAAGTCACCATCTCGGAGGACGCCCGGCAAAGGGCGGCGGCGCTCCTGCCGGAACCCTACCTGCTGCTGAACCCCTTTGCCAGTTGTTCGGCCCGCACCTACCCGCCCGAGCGGGCCGCCCGCGCTGCCCGGCTGATCGCGGAGCAGACCGGGCTGAAGGTGGCGGTGACTGGGGTGGAAAAGGACCGGGAGCGCAGCCGGGAGCTGCTGGCCGAACTCGGTCCGGTCGGCGCGGACCTGCTGGGCCAGACCGACCTCCCCACCTTCGCGGCCCTGATCGCCGGGGCACGGCTGGTGCTGACGAACAACACCTCGGCGCTGCACCTGGCCGACGCCACGCGGACCCCGGTGCTCGTCACCTACTCCGGTACGGATTACGAGACGCAGTGGCAGCCGCGCAGCACCCCCTTCACCCTGCTGCGCCGCCCCACGCCCTGCCACCCCTGCTACGCCTTCCAGTGCCCGTTCAACCTGGAGTGCCTGGACTTTGCACCGGAAGAGGTGGCCCGTGCGGGGCTGGAGCTGCTGGCCGGGTCGGGCTATCCCCCCGCGAGCGTGACAGTCTCTTCTGCCTGA